The stretch of DNA ATGCTTTTCTCGTTTTCGGTAAAACTTGGGTAGTGGTTCTGATAAACCGCCACTGGTATAAACAAAATCATTCAAACCCATGTCTATTCCTACTGAATGTGTTAGCAAGTCCTGTTTAGGCACTTCTTTAACAGCTTTTTCAAACTGAAAGGTGAAACAGGTAAACCACTTGCATCCATCCTTGATGATGGACATGGTTTTCACGACTGCTCCTTTGGGGAGTTCTCGGTGCCGTTTTATTTTGACAAAGCCTATTTTTGGAACAGGGATATGGTTATTCGCTTTTTCTTTACCGATTTTGCGATTCATGGTAGAAAAGTAACTTGGCATATTTCTGCCGTAATCGGTATAGTTCAAGCTATTCCACTGTCCTTTTTTCTTGTATTTAGGAAATCCTGTATCGGTGTTTCCCTCTTTCTTGGATTTAAAAAATGTAATGAGTGCTTTGTGTAGTCTTCTATTGGCGTCTTGCAGCACCATGGAATAAACATTCTTAAACCACGGCTTTTCTTCCTTTAGTTTAGGCAGTAGGTTTTGTTGTTCAATCATCGAAGGAAAGGTTTTGCTATCCTTGTACTGCTTCATCATTCCGCCTAAATGCCAATTCCAAACATACCGACTCATATTCATGTGGTTAGTCATCCTACTTTCTTGTTTTTGGGTAGGATAAATTCGGTATTTGTATGTTTTGGTGATTAGCATAAGATGGTGTAAATTTACATAAAATAGATGTTATTAAAAAATACATCCAATCACAAGGTCAATAATGACGTAGCTAAATTCCTCCCTCCACTAACCTTCGGTATAGTGGGGGAATCCTTTAGCTGTTTTGTTGAAATTATTTCTTGGATATTGATGTCTATTATAGAAAATTTCGATAATAATTTTTCTAAAATCGCTATTTTTCTTGAACCATAATTTCTCTGCAA from Chitinophagales bacterium encodes:
- a CDS encoding transposase, with amino-acid sequence MLITKTYKYRIYPTQKQESRMTNHMNMSRYVWNWHLGGMMKQYKDSKTFPSMIEQQNLLPKLKEEKPWFKNVYSMVLQDANRRLHKALITFFKSKKEGNTDTGFPKYKKKGQWNSLNYTDYGRNMPSYFSTMNRKIGKEKANNHIPVPKIGFVKIKRHRELPKGAVVKTMSIIKDGCKWFTCFTFQFEKAVKEVPKQDLLTHSVGIDMGLNDFVYTSGGLSEPLPKFYRKREKHLAKVQRKLSKAKKRSARYYKLLKAVQKAHYRVKMQRQEFHHQVANWLLKHYDLIAIEDLAIKNMIRKAKPKQDEEGNFTRNGRKAKSGLSKSIANAGWYSFRVILENKAKELGKVVVAIAPQYTSQKCSGCGATVKKALSVRTHSCNECGFTANRDHNAAINILTLGLESLGLYAYDAPTIPLG